The genome window CTGAGAGCGCGGCGCGCGGCCGCGCTCACCAGGGCGCGATCGTCCCGTCCCAGGAGAACAGCAGTCCGCTCGGCCCGTCGTCGGGCAGCGTGGCGAGGCGCACGGCGGCCTCCGCCGCCTCGGCGGGGTCGCCGCCGGCGGCCGCGGCGCGCGGGTTCAGGTTGGTGGCCCGCAGGCCTGGCGCCAGCGCGTTGACCTTGACGCCGTCCGCCGCGAGGGCGTGCGCGTAGAAGATGGTCAGGCCGTCCAGAGCGGCTTTCGACGAACGGTACGCGGCGCCGCGTCCGGACGAAGCCGCGACGTGGTCGAACTGCGGGTTCGGCCCGGTGCTCCAGGTGAGCGAGCCCGTGCCGCTGGAGATGTTGACGATCCGGGGGTGCGCGGAGCGG of Leifsonia shinshuensis contains these proteins:
- a CDS encoding SDR family NAD(P)-dependent oxidoreductase, whose translation is MNTTTALVTGATSGIGKEIARRLAAQGWNVLIGARDRARGEQTAAEVGGAVLPLDVTDAESVAAAAAAVPTLDVLVNNAGISLDIADVVTDVDVDVFRRTYETNVFGVVAVTNALVPALRRSAHPRIVNISSGTGSLTWSTGPNPQFDHVAASSGRGAAYRSSKAALDGLTIFYAHALAADGVKVNALAPGLRATNLNPRAAAAGGDPAEAAEAAVRLATLPDDGPSGLLFSWDGTIAPW